In a genomic window of Piliocolobus tephrosceles isolate RC106 chromosome 1, ASM277652v3, whole genome shotgun sequence:
- the SELP gene encoding P-selectin isoform X3, with protein sequence MASCQKAILYQRFRRVVFGIARLLCFSVLISELTHHKEVAAWTYHYSTKAYSWNISRKYCQNRYTDLVAIQNKKEIDYLNEVLPYYSSYYWIGIRKSNKTWTWVGTKKALTKEAENWADNEPNNKRNNEDCVEIYIKSPSAPGKWNDEHCLKKKHALCYTASCQDMSCSKQGECLETIGNYTCSCYPGFYGPECEYVRECGELELPQHVLMNCSHPLGNFSFNSQCSFHCADGYQVNGPSKLECLASGIWTHKPPQCLAVQCPPLKIPERGNMTCLHSAKAFQHQSSCNFSCEEGFALVGPEVVQCTASGVWTAPAPVCKALQCQDLPVPNGAQMNCSHPFGAFRYQSVCSFTCNEDLLLVGASVLQCLATGNWNSVPPECRAIPCTPLLSPQNGTMTCVQPLGSSSYKSTCHFICDEGFSLSGPERLDCTRSGRWTDSPPMCEAIKCPELFAPEQGSLDCSDTHGEFNVGSTCHFSCNKGFKLEGPNNVECTTSGRWSATPPACKGIASLPSPGVQCPALTTPGQGTMHCRHHPGTFGFNTTCHFGCNAGFTLIGDSILSCRPSGQWTAVTPTCRAVKCSELHVNKPIVMNCSNLWGNFSYGSICSFHCLEGQLLNGSAQTACQENGHWSTTMPTCQAGPLTIQEALTYFGGAVASTTGLIMGGTLLALLRKRFRQKDDGKRPLNPHSHLGTYGVFTNAAFDPSS encoded by the exons GCCAGCTGCCAAAAAGCCATCTTGTATCAGAGATTCCGGAGAGTGGTCTTTGGAATTGCCCGACTCCTTTGCTTCAGTGTCCTGATCTCTG AACtaacacaccacaaagaagtGGCAGCATGGACTTATCATTACAGCACAAAAGCATACTCATGGAATATTTCCCGCAAATACTGCCAGAATCGCTACACAGACTTAGTGGCCATccagaataaaaaggaaattgattaCCTCAATGAGGTCCTACCCTACTACAGCTCCTACTACTGGATTGGGATCCGAAAGAGCAATAAGACATGGACCTGGGTGGGAACCAAAAAGGCTCTCACTAAAGAGGCTGAGAACTGGGCTGATAATGAACCTAACAACAAAAGGAACAATGAGGACTGCGTGGAGATCTACATCAAGAGTCCGTCAGCCCCTGGCAAGTGGAATGATGAGCACTGCTTGAAGAAAAAGCACGCGTTGTGTTACACAG CCTCCTGCCAGGACATGTCCTGCAGCAAACAAGGAGAGTGCCTCGAGACCATCGGGAACTACACCTGCTCCTGTTACCCTGGATTCTATGGGCCAGAATGTGAATATG TGAGAGAGTGTGGAGAACTTGAGCTCCCTCAACACGTGCTTATGAACTGCAGCCACCCTCTGGGAAACTTCTCTTTTAACTCGCAGTGCAGCTTCCACTGCGCTGACGGGTACCAAGTAAATGGGCCCAGCAAGCTGGAATGCTTGGCTTCTGGCATCTGGACACATAAGCCTCCGCAGTGTTTAG CTGTCCAGTGCCCACCCCTGAAGATTCCTGAAAGAGGAAACATGACCTGCCTTCATTCTGCAAAAGCATTCCAGCATCAGTCTAGCTGCAACTTCAGTTGTGAAGAGGGATTTGCATTAGTTGGACCAGAAGTGGTGCAATGCACAGCGTCTGGGGTATGGACAGCCCCAGCTCCAGTGTGTAAAG CTTTGCAGTGCCAGGATCTCCCAGTTCCAAATGGGGCTCAGATGAACTGCTCCCACCCCTTTGGTGCCTTTAGGTACCAGTCAGTCTGCAGCTTCACCTGCAATGAAGACTTACTCCTGGTGGGAGCGAGTGTGCTACAGTGCTTGGCTACTGGAAACTGGAATTCTGTTCCTCCAGAATGCCGAG CCATTCCCTGCACACCTTTGCTAAGCCCTCAGAATGGAACAATGACCTGTGTCCAACCTCTTGGAAGTTCCAGTTATAAATCCACCTGTCACTTCATCTGTGATGAGGGATTTTCTTTGTCTGGACCAGAAAGATTGGATTGCACTCGATCGGGACGCTGGACAGACTCCCCACCAATGTGTGAAG CCATCAAGTGCCCAGAACTCTTCGCCCCAGAGCAGGGCAGCCTGGATTGTTCTGACACTCATGGAGAATTCAATGTTGGCTCCACCTGCCATTTCTCTTGTAACAAGGGCTTTAAGCTGGAGGGGCCCAATAATGTGGAATGCACAACTTCTGGAAGATGGTCAGCTACTCCACCAGCCTGCAAAG GCATAGCATCACTTCCTAGTCCAGGGGTGCAATGCCCAGCCCTCACCACACCTGGGCAGGGAACCATGCACTGTAGGCATCATCCGGGAACTTTTGGTTTTAATACCACTTGTCACTTTGGCTGCAACGCTGGATTCACACTCATAGGAGACAGCATTCTCAGCTGCAGACCTTCAGGACAATGGACAGCAGTAACTCCAACATGCAGAG CTGTGAAATGCTCAGAACTACATGTTAATAAGCCAATAGTGATGAACTGCTCCAACCTCTGGGGAAACTTCAGTTATGGATCAATCTGCTCTTTCCATTGTCTAGAGGGCCAGTTACTTAATGGCTCAGCACAAACAGCATGCCAGGAGAATGGCCACTGGTCAACTACCATGCCAACCTGCCAAG CAGGACCACTGACTATTCAGGAAGCCCTGACTTACTTTGGTGGAGCGGTGGCTTCTACAACAGGTCTGATAATGGGTGGGACGCTCCTGGCTTTGCTAAGAAAGCGTTTCAGACAAAAAG
- the SELP gene encoding P-selectin isoform X2: MASCQKAILYQRFRRVVFGIARLLCFSVLISELTHHKEVAAWTYHYSTKAYSWNISRKYCQNRYTDLVAIQNKKEIDYLNEVLPYYSSYYWIGIRKSNKTWTWVGTKKALTKEAENWADNEPNNKRNNEDCVEIYIKSPSAPGKWNDEHCLKKKHALCYTASCQDMSCSKQGECLETIGNYTCSCYPGFYGPECEYVRECGELELPQHVLMNCSHPLGNFSFNSQCSFHCADGYQVNGPSKLECLASGIWTHKPPQCLAVQCPPLKIPERGNMTCLHSAKAFQHQSSCNFSCEEGFALVGPEVVQCTASGVWTAPAPVCKAVQCQHLEAPSEGTMDCVHPLAAFAYGSNCKFECQPGYRVRGLDTLRCVGSGHWSAPLPTCEAISCESLESPIHGSMDCAPSLRAFQYDTNCSFRCAEGFMLRGADIVRCDNLGQWTAPAPVCQALQCQDLPVPNGAQMNCSHPFGAFRYQSVCSFTCNEDLLLVGASVLQCLATGNWNSVPPECRAIPCTPLLSPQNGTMTCVQPLGSSSYKSTCHFICDEGFSLSGPERLDCTRSGRWTDSPPMCEAIKCPELFAPEQGSLDCSDTHGEFNVGSTCHFSCNKGFKLEGPNNVECTTSGRWSATPPACKGIASLPSPGVQCPALTTPGQGTMHCRHHPGTFGFNTTCHFGCNAGFTLIGDSILSCRPSGQWTAVTPTCRAVKCSELHVNKPIVMNCSNLWGNFSYGSICSFHCLEGQLLNGSAQTACQENGHWSTTMPTCQGPLTIQEALTYFGGAVASTTGLIMGGTLLALLRKRFRQKDDGKRPLNPHSHLGTYGVFTNAAFDPSS; this comes from the exons GCCAGCTGCCAAAAAGCCATCTTGTATCAGAGATTCCGGAGAGTGGTCTTTGGAATTGCCCGACTCCTTTGCTTCAGTGTCCTGATCTCTG AACtaacacaccacaaagaagtGGCAGCATGGACTTATCATTACAGCACAAAAGCATACTCATGGAATATTTCCCGCAAATACTGCCAGAATCGCTACACAGACTTAGTGGCCATccagaataaaaaggaaattgattaCCTCAATGAGGTCCTACCCTACTACAGCTCCTACTACTGGATTGGGATCCGAAAGAGCAATAAGACATGGACCTGGGTGGGAACCAAAAAGGCTCTCACTAAAGAGGCTGAGAACTGGGCTGATAATGAACCTAACAACAAAAGGAACAATGAGGACTGCGTGGAGATCTACATCAAGAGTCCGTCAGCCCCTGGCAAGTGGAATGATGAGCACTGCTTGAAGAAAAAGCACGCGTTGTGTTACACAG CCTCCTGCCAGGACATGTCCTGCAGCAAACAAGGAGAGTGCCTCGAGACCATCGGGAACTACACCTGCTCCTGTTACCCTGGATTCTATGGGCCAGAATGTGAATATG TGAGAGAGTGTGGAGAACTTGAGCTCCCTCAACACGTGCTTATGAACTGCAGCCACCCTCTGGGAAACTTCTCTTTTAACTCGCAGTGCAGCTTCCACTGCGCTGACGGGTACCAAGTAAATGGGCCCAGCAAGCTGGAATGCTTGGCTTCTGGCATCTGGACACATAAGCCTCCGCAGTGTTTAG CTGTCCAGTGCCCACCCCTGAAGATTCCTGAAAGAGGAAACATGACCTGCCTTCATTCTGCAAAAGCATTCCAGCATCAGTCTAGCTGCAACTTCAGTTGTGAAGAGGGATTTGCATTAGTTGGACCAGAAGTGGTGCAATGCACAGCGTCTGGGGTATGGACAGCCCCAGCTCCAGTGTGTAAAG CTGTGCAGTGTCAGCACCTGGAAGCCCCCAGCGAAGGAACCATGGACTGTGTTCATCCACTCGCTGCTTTTGCATATGGCTCCAACTGTAAATTTGAGTGCCAGCCCGGCTACAGAGTGAGGGGCTTGGACACGCTGCGCTGCGTTGGCTCTGGACACTGGTCTGCACCCTTGCCAACTTGTGAGG CTATTTCGTGTGAGTCGCTGGAGAGTCCCATCCACGGAAGCATGGATTGCGCTCCATCCTTGAGAGCGTTTCAGTATGATACCAACTGCAGCTTCCGCTGTGCTGAAGGTTTCATGCTGAGAGGAGCTGATATAGTTCGGTGTGATAACTTGGGACAGTGGACAGCGCCAGCCCCAGTCTGTCAAG CTTTGCAGTGCCAGGATCTCCCAGTTCCAAATGGGGCTCAGATGAACTGCTCCCACCCCTTTGGTGCCTTTAGGTACCAGTCAGTCTGCAGCTTCACCTGCAATGAAGACTTACTCCTGGTGGGAGCGAGTGTGCTACAGTGCTTGGCTACTGGAAACTGGAATTCTGTTCCTCCAGAATGCCGAG CCATTCCCTGCACACCTTTGCTAAGCCCTCAGAATGGAACAATGACCTGTGTCCAACCTCTTGGAAGTTCCAGTTATAAATCCACCTGTCACTTCATCTGTGATGAGGGATTTTCTTTGTCTGGACCAGAAAGATTGGATTGCACTCGATCGGGACGCTGGACAGACTCCCCACCAATGTGTGAAG CCATCAAGTGCCCAGAACTCTTCGCCCCAGAGCAGGGCAGCCTGGATTGTTCTGACACTCATGGAGAATTCAATGTTGGCTCCACCTGCCATTTCTCTTGTAACAAGGGCTTTAAGCTGGAGGGGCCCAATAATGTGGAATGCACAACTTCTGGAAGATGGTCAGCTACTCCACCAGCCTGCAAAG GCATAGCATCACTTCCTAGTCCAGGGGTGCAATGCCCAGCCCTCACCACACCTGGGCAGGGAACCATGCACTGTAGGCATCATCCGGGAACTTTTGGTTTTAATACCACTTGTCACTTTGGCTGCAACGCTGGATTCACACTCATAGGAGACAGCATTCTCAGCTGCAGACCTTCAGGACAATGGACAGCAGTAACTCCAACATGCAGAG CTGTGAAATGCTCAGAACTACATGTTAATAAGCCAATAGTGATGAACTGCTCCAACCTCTGGGGAAACTTCAGTTATGGATCAATCTGCTCTTTCCATTGTCTAGAGGGCCAGTTACTTAATGGCTCAGCACAAACAGCATGCCAGGAGAATGGCCACTGGTCAACTACCATGCCAACCTGCCAAG GACCACTGACTATTCAGGAAGCCCTGACTTACTTTGGTGGAGCGGTGGCTTCTACAACAGGTCTGATAATGGGTGGGACGCTCCTGGCTTTGCTAAGAAAGCGTTTCAGACAAAAAG
- the SELP gene encoding P-selectin isoform X1: MASCQKAILYQRFRRVVFGIARLLCFSVLISELTHHKEVAAWTYHYSTKAYSWNISRKYCQNRYTDLVAIQNKKEIDYLNEVLPYYSSYYWIGIRKSNKTWTWVGTKKALTKEAENWADNEPNNKRNNEDCVEIYIKSPSAPGKWNDEHCLKKKHALCYTASCQDMSCSKQGECLETIGNYTCSCYPGFYGPECEYVRECGELELPQHVLMNCSHPLGNFSFNSQCSFHCADGYQVNGPSKLECLASGIWTHKPPQCLAVQCPPLKIPERGNMTCLHSAKAFQHQSSCNFSCEEGFALVGPEVVQCTASGVWTAPAPVCKAVQCQHLEAPSEGTMDCVHPLAAFAYGSNCKFECQPGYRVRGLDTLRCVGSGHWSAPLPTCEAISCESLESPIHGSMDCAPSLRAFQYDTNCSFRCAEGFMLRGADIVRCDNLGQWTAPAPVCQALQCQDLPVPNGAQMNCSHPFGAFRYQSVCSFTCNEDLLLVGASVLQCLATGNWNSVPPECRAIPCTPLLSPQNGTMTCVQPLGSSSYKSTCHFICDEGFSLSGPERLDCTRSGRWTDSPPMCEAIKCPELFAPEQGSLDCSDTHGEFNVGSTCHFSCNKGFKLEGPNNVECTTSGRWSATPPACKGIASLPSPGVQCPALTTPGQGTMHCRHHPGTFGFNTTCHFGCNAGFTLIGDSILSCRPSGQWTAVTPTCRAVKCSELHVNKPIVMNCSNLWGNFSYGSICSFHCLEGQLLNGSAQTACQENGHWSTTMPTCQAGPLTIQEALTYFGGAVASTTGLIMGGTLLALLRKRFRQKDDGKRPLNPHSHLGTYGVFTNAAFDPSS, from the exons GCCAGCTGCCAAAAAGCCATCTTGTATCAGAGATTCCGGAGAGTGGTCTTTGGAATTGCCCGACTCCTTTGCTTCAGTGTCCTGATCTCTG AACtaacacaccacaaagaagtGGCAGCATGGACTTATCATTACAGCACAAAAGCATACTCATGGAATATTTCCCGCAAATACTGCCAGAATCGCTACACAGACTTAGTGGCCATccagaataaaaaggaaattgattaCCTCAATGAGGTCCTACCCTACTACAGCTCCTACTACTGGATTGGGATCCGAAAGAGCAATAAGACATGGACCTGGGTGGGAACCAAAAAGGCTCTCACTAAAGAGGCTGAGAACTGGGCTGATAATGAACCTAACAACAAAAGGAACAATGAGGACTGCGTGGAGATCTACATCAAGAGTCCGTCAGCCCCTGGCAAGTGGAATGATGAGCACTGCTTGAAGAAAAAGCACGCGTTGTGTTACACAG CCTCCTGCCAGGACATGTCCTGCAGCAAACAAGGAGAGTGCCTCGAGACCATCGGGAACTACACCTGCTCCTGTTACCCTGGATTCTATGGGCCAGAATGTGAATATG TGAGAGAGTGTGGAGAACTTGAGCTCCCTCAACACGTGCTTATGAACTGCAGCCACCCTCTGGGAAACTTCTCTTTTAACTCGCAGTGCAGCTTCCACTGCGCTGACGGGTACCAAGTAAATGGGCCCAGCAAGCTGGAATGCTTGGCTTCTGGCATCTGGACACATAAGCCTCCGCAGTGTTTAG CTGTCCAGTGCCCACCCCTGAAGATTCCTGAAAGAGGAAACATGACCTGCCTTCATTCTGCAAAAGCATTCCAGCATCAGTCTAGCTGCAACTTCAGTTGTGAAGAGGGATTTGCATTAGTTGGACCAGAAGTGGTGCAATGCACAGCGTCTGGGGTATGGACAGCCCCAGCTCCAGTGTGTAAAG CTGTGCAGTGTCAGCACCTGGAAGCCCCCAGCGAAGGAACCATGGACTGTGTTCATCCACTCGCTGCTTTTGCATATGGCTCCAACTGTAAATTTGAGTGCCAGCCCGGCTACAGAGTGAGGGGCTTGGACACGCTGCGCTGCGTTGGCTCTGGACACTGGTCTGCACCCTTGCCAACTTGTGAGG CTATTTCGTGTGAGTCGCTGGAGAGTCCCATCCACGGAAGCATGGATTGCGCTCCATCCTTGAGAGCGTTTCAGTATGATACCAACTGCAGCTTCCGCTGTGCTGAAGGTTTCATGCTGAGAGGAGCTGATATAGTTCGGTGTGATAACTTGGGACAGTGGACAGCGCCAGCCCCAGTCTGTCAAG CTTTGCAGTGCCAGGATCTCCCAGTTCCAAATGGGGCTCAGATGAACTGCTCCCACCCCTTTGGTGCCTTTAGGTACCAGTCAGTCTGCAGCTTCACCTGCAATGAAGACTTACTCCTGGTGGGAGCGAGTGTGCTACAGTGCTTGGCTACTGGAAACTGGAATTCTGTTCCTCCAGAATGCCGAG CCATTCCCTGCACACCTTTGCTAAGCCCTCAGAATGGAACAATGACCTGTGTCCAACCTCTTGGAAGTTCCAGTTATAAATCCACCTGTCACTTCATCTGTGATGAGGGATTTTCTTTGTCTGGACCAGAAAGATTGGATTGCACTCGATCGGGACGCTGGACAGACTCCCCACCAATGTGTGAAG CCATCAAGTGCCCAGAACTCTTCGCCCCAGAGCAGGGCAGCCTGGATTGTTCTGACACTCATGGAGAATTCAATGTTGGCTCCACCTGCCATTTCTCTTGTAACAAGGGCTTTAAGCTGGAGGGGCCCAATAATGTGGAATGCACAACTTCTGGAAGATGGTCAGCTACTCCACCAGCCTGCAAAG GCATAGCATCACTTCCTAGTCCAGGGGTGCAATGCCCAGCCCTCACCACACCTGGGCAGGGAACCATGCACTGTAGGCATCATCCGGGAACTTTTGGTTTTAATACCACTTGTCACTTTGGCTGCAACGCTGGATTCACACTCATAGGAGACAGCATTCTCAGCTGCAGACCTTCAGGACAATGGACAGCAGTAACTCCAACATGCAGAG CTGTGAAATGCTCAGAACTACATGTTAATAAGCCAATAGTGATGAACTGCTCCAACCTCTGGGGAAACTTCAGTTATGGATCAATCTGCTCTTTCCATTGTCTAGAGGGCCAGTTACTTAATGGCTCAGCACAAACAGCATGCCAGGAGAATGGCCACTGGTCAACTACCATGCCAACCTGCCAAG CAGGACCACTGACTATTCAGGAAGCCCTGACTTACTTTGGTGGAGCGGTGGCTTCTACAACAGGTCTGATAATGGGTGGGACGCTCCTGGCTTTGCTAAGAAAGCGTTTCAGACAAAAAG
- the SELP gene encoding P-selectin isoform X4: MSCSKQGECLETIGNYTCSCYPGFYGPECEYVRECGELELPQHVLMNCSHPLGNFSFNSQCSFHCADGYQVNGPSKLECLASGIWTHKPPQCLAVQCPPLKIPERGNMTCLHSAKAFQHQSSCNFSCEEGFALVGPEVVQCTASGVWTAPAPVCKAVQCQHLEAPSEGTMDCVHPLAAFAYGSNCKFECQPGYRVRGLDTLRCVGSGHWSAPLPTCEAISCESLESPIHGSMDCAPSLRAFQYDTNCSFRCAEGFMLRGADIVRCDNLGQWTAPAPVCQALQCQDLPVPNGAQMNCSHPFGAFRYQSVCSFTCNEDLLLVGASVLQCLATGNWNSVPPECRAIPCTPLLSPQNGTMTCVQPLGSSSYKSTCHFICDEGFSLSGPERLDCTRSGRWTDSPPMCEAIKCPELFAPEQGSLDCSDTHGEFNVGSTCHFSCNKGFKLEGPNNVECTTSGRWSATPPACKGIASLPSPGVQCPALTTPGQGTMHCRHHPGTFGFNTTCHFGCNAGFTLIGDSILSCRPSGQWTAVTPTCRAVKCSELHVNKPIVMNCSNLWGNFSYGSICSFHCLEGQLLNGSAQTACQENGHWSTTMPTCQAGPLTIQEALTYFGGAVASTTGLIMGGTLLALLRKRFRQKDDGKRPLNPHSHLGTYGVFTNAAFDPSS, translated from the exons ATGTCCTGCAGCAAACAAGGAGAGTGCCTCGAGACCATCGGGAACTACACCTGCTCCTGTTACCCTGGATTCTATGGGCCAGAATGTGAATATG TGAGAGAGTGTGGAGAACTTGAGCTCCCTCAACACGTGCTTATGAACTGCAGCCACCCTCTGGGAAACTTCTCTTTTAACTCGCAGTGCAGCTTCCACTGCGCTGACGGGTACCAAGTAAATGGGCCCAGCAAGCTGGAATGCTTGGCTTCTGGCATCTGGACACATAAGCCTCCGCAGTGTTTAG CTGTCCAGTGCCCACCCCTGAAGATTCCTGAAAGAGGAAACATGACCTGCCTTCATTCTGCAAAAGCATTCCAGCATCAGTCTAGCTGCAACTTCAGTTGTGAAGAGGGATTTGCATTAGTTGGACCAGAAGTGGTGCAATGCACAGCGTCTGGGGTATGGACAGCCCCAGCTCCAGTGTGTAAAG CTGTGCAGTGTCAGCACCTGGAAGCCCCCAGCGAAGGAACCATGGACTGTGTTCATCCACTCGCTGCTTTTGCATATGGCTCCAACTGTAAATTTGAGTGCCAGCCCGGCTACAGAGTGAGGGGCTTGGACACGCTGCGCTGCGTTGGCTCTGGACACTGGTCTGCACCCTTGCCAACTTGTGAGG CTATTTCGTGTGAGTCGCTGGAGAGTCCCATCCACGGAAGCATGGATTGCGCTCCATCCTTGAGAGCGTTTCAGTATGATACCAACTGCAGCTTCCGCTGTGCTGAAGGTTTCATGCTGAGAGGAGCTGATATAGTTCGGTGTGATAACTTGGGACAGTGGACAGCGCCAGCCCCAGTCTGTCAAG CTTTGCAGTGCCAGGATCTCCCAGTTCCAAATGGGGCTCAGATGAACTGCTCCCACCCCTTTGGTGCCTTTAGGTACCAGTCAGTCTGCAGCTTCACCTGCAATGAAGACTTACTCCTGGTGGGAGCGAGTGTGCTACAGTGCTTGGCTACTGGAAACTGGAATTCTGTTCCTCCAGAATGCCGAG CCATTCCCTGCACACCTTTGCTAAGCCCTCAGAATGGAACAATGACCTGTGTCCAACCTCTTGGAAGTTCCAGTTATAAATCCACCTGTCACTTCATCTGTGATGAGGGATTTTCTTTGTCTGGACCAGAAAGATTGGATTGCACTCGATCGGGACGCTGGACAGACTCCCCACCAATGTGTGAAG CCATCAAGTGCCCAGAACTCTTCGCCCCAGAGCAGGGCAGCCTGGATTGTTCTGACACTCATGGAGAATTCAATGTTGGCTCCACCTGCCATTTCTCTTGTAACAAGGGCTTTAAGCTGGAGGGGCCCAATAATGTGGAATGCACAACTTCTGGAAGATGGTCAGCTACTCCACCAGCCTGCAAAG GCATAGCATCACTTCCTAGTCCAGGGGTGCAATGCCCAGCCCTCACCACACCTGGGCAGGGAACCATGCACTGTAGGCATCATCCGGGAACTTTTGGTTTTAATACCACTTGTCACTTTGGCTGCAACGCTGGATTCACACTCATAGGAGACAGCATTCTCAGCTGCAGACCTTCAGGACAATGGACAGCAGTAACTCCAACATGCAGAG CTGTGAAATGCTCAGAACTACATGTTAATAAGCCAATAGTGATGAACTGCTCCAACCTCTGGGGAAACTTCAGTTATGGATCAATCTGCTCTTTCCATTGTCTAGAGGGCCAGTTACTTAATGGCTCAGCACAAACAGCATGCCAGGAGAATGGCCACTGGTCAACTACCATGCCAACCTGCCAAG CAGGACCACTGACTATTCAGGAAGCCCTGACTTACTTTGGTGGAGCGGTGGCTTCTACAACAGGTCTGATAATGGGTGGGACGCTCCTGGCTTTGCTAAGAAAGCGTTTCAGACAAAAAG